From the Natronogracilivirga saccharolytica genome, one window contains:
- a CDS encoding DUF433 domain-containing protein, producing MIADKPNKIISRNKDILGGTPVFHGTRVPIKTLWDYLKAGDSLEDFLEDFPSVKREQAVALIERAQNRLTKIS from the coding sequence ATGATTGCTGATAAGCCAAATAAAATCATTTCTCGTAACAAAGACATTCTCGGTGGAACTCCCGTCTTTCATGGCACTCGTGTCCCCATTAAAACGCTTTGGGATTATCTGAAAGCCGGTGATTCTCTGGAAGACTTCCTCGAAGACTTCCCTTCCGTGAAACGAGAGCAGGCTGTTGCCCTTATTGAGCGAGCTCAAAATCGTCTTACCAAAATTTCATGA
- a CDS encoding ribbon-helix-helix domain-containing protein, producing MTATLSIRINKELQDLLEQTSKRTGKPKSDLVREALQRQLDIESFRQVRKSILPFAEAEGILTENDVWRDIS from the coding sequence ATGACTGCTACTCTTTCCATACGTATCAACAAAGAATTACAGGATCTGCTGGAGCAGACTTCCAAACGCACCGGCAAGCCTAAAAGTGATCTGGTGCGCGAAGCCCTTCAGAGACAGCTGGATATCGAGTCTTTTCGACAAGTTCGTAAAAGTATTTTGCCTTTTGCCGAAGCTGAAGGAATACTGACCGAAAATGATGTCTGGCGAGACATTTCATGA
- a CDS encoding DUF5615 family PIN-like protein, whose amino-acid sequence MKLFIDAQISPAIAAWINRTYDDIKAVSARSVDLQFAKDAEIYTYAKQNGYVILSKDDDFLNQLEKHGSPPALIWITSGNTSNARMREILTSSLPKVKSLIEKGEPIVEISDL is encoded by the coding sequence ATGAAACTCTTCATTGATGCTCAAATCTCTCCTGCCATAGCAGCATGGATTAATCGCACCTATGATGACATTAAAGCAGTTTCTGCTCGTTCAGTAGACCTTCAGTTTGCCAAGGATGCTGAAATCTACACGTATGCAAAGCAGAATGGCTATGTTATCTTGTCAAAGGATGATGATTTCCTGAATCAACTTGAAAAACATGGCTCTCCCCCCGCGTTGATCTGGATTACCAGCGGTAATACTTCAAATGCAAGAATGAGAGAAATCCTCACTTCTTCACTGCCTAAGGTAAAGAGTTTGATTGAAAAGGGGGAGCCGATAGTTGAAATCAGTGATTTATAA
- a CDS encoding DUF433 domain-containing protein translates to MSDLSNRITVNPDQCGGRPCIRGLRIRVVDVLDLLATGLTQDQVLAELPDLEPDDIKAALIYARGKLDHPVVAA, encoded by the coding sequence ATGAGTGACCTTAGTAACAGAATAACGGTAAATCCCGACCAATGTGGAGGCAGACCCTGCATTCGTGGTCTACGTATTCGAGTTGTCGACGTTTTGGACTTGCTTGCTACAGGACTTACACAAGATCAAGTGCTTGCAGAGCTTCCTGATCTTGAACCTGATGATATCAAAGCAGCACTTATTTATGCCAGGGGCAAACTTGATCATCCTGTTGTTGCTGCATGA
- a CDS encoding putative toxin-antitoxin system toxin component, PIN family: protein MKVFADTNFLVSAFATRGLSPEVFELILAKHELMTGEFVLSELERILSEKFKLPNEIIADTLRLLDRHHVEPMPTEPSITHIRDEDDRWVLASALNAKADVLITGDKDLLDIADKVKQLKIITPRQFWELTQQ, encoded by the coding sequence ATGAAAGTTTTTGCCGATACCAATTTTCTGGTAAGTGCTTTCGCTACCCGTGGTTTAAGTCCTGAGGTATTTGAACTCATTCTCGCAAAACACGAATTGATGACCGGAGAGTTTGTATTATCTGAGCTGGAACGCATACTATCTGAAAAATTTAAGCTGCCAAATGAAATAATCGCCGACACTTTGCGATTGTTAGATCGTCATCATGTTGAACCGATGCCCACGGAACCTTCAATAACACACATTCGCGATGAAGACGACCGATGGGTCCTTGCTTCAGCTCTTAATGCCAAGGCCGATGTGTTAATCACCGGTGACAAGGATCTCCTCGATATTGCCGATAAAGTAAAACAGCTAAAAATTATTACACCCAGGCAGTTTTGGGAACTTACACAACAATAA
- a CDS encoding DUF5615 family PIN-like protein: protein MTRILLDECLPVKLQHRFLELDDSYRVATVTGKNWNGIKNGKLLELAQENFDIFITIDQNIPYQQTVSKFSIALIALQAKSNRYNDLLPFLEPTVKIIKNCKPGKSYTVSI from the coding sequence ATGACTCGCATTCTCCTTGACGAATGTCTACCGGTCAAACTTCAGCATCGCTTTTTGGAACTCGATGATTCCTATCGTGTTGCAACCGTCACCGGGAAAAACTGGAATGGGATTAAAAATGGGAAACTGCTCGAATTGGCTCAGGAAAATTTTGATATTTTTATCACTATCGACCAAAATATCCCATATCAGCAAACAGTTTCCAAGTTTTCCATTGCATTAATTGCCTTACAAGCAAAATCAAATCGATATAACGACCTGCTTCCTTTTCTAGAGCCAACCGTTAAGATCATTAAAAATTGCAAACCGGGTAAGTCTTATACCGTTTCAATATGA